Part of the Halococcus saccharolyticus DSM 5350 genome is shown below.
TCGGAGGTACTCGCGGATCTCGCGCCGGCGCTTTCCCTCGCCGGTGAGCCGCGTCGAATGCTGGACGGTGGTCGGGAACAGTCGCGCGCCGACGACGAACACGCCGGCGACGACCACGACGGAGCCGAGGGCGAGGATCGCGCTGAGAACCAACCATTCGGACAGCAGGGCGGTCACCGCTTCTGGCACGCCCGACGGTAGGCGTCGCCGAGTTATAAGCGACTCGACGGCAGCGGCCGGGTCGTGTCGATCTACGAACTCAGCCCGTAGTGACCTGGTTCGTCGTCGCTCGCGGGCTCGGCGAAACAGAGCGCGTCGGCGTTCGTAACCATCCATGGGATCGCCCAGTCGAGCAGCACGTCCTCGGTCTCGACGTCGAGTTCGGTGTCGGGATCGAGCCCTTGCAGGAGTCGTGCGATCTCGTAGACGGTGTACATCGTGTCGGGATCGAGCACCTCGTCGGGGGCACGGAACTCGAACGGCCGCACGCGATCGAACGACGATTTCGGTCGGGGCATACGGTCGCTACGCCGAACCGGCCTAAATCCCCAGCGATGTGGTCGTGCTCGTGCCGTTGCTACTATCGGGATTCGAAGAAGGATTCATACATTCGACCCGTTACTCTCCGGTAGTCGCCAGATACATCCCACGAGATACAGGACGCGTATCGGTCGTATGTGTCAGCGATGATTCTTGCGATCCTTATGCTTCAGCACATCCTATTCGCCGTATCGATGACCAACACGGAACGTGACTATCACGGCTACACCCCGATGGATT
Proteins encoded:
- a CDS encoding DUF5827 family protein, which translates into the protein MPRPKSSFDRVRPFEFRAPDEVLDPDTMYTVYEIARLLQGLDPDTELDVETEDVLLDWAIPWMVTNADALCFAEPASDDEPGHYGLSS